One Felis catus isolate Fca126 chromosome D1, F.catus_Fca126_mat1.0, whole genome shotgun sequence DNA segment encodes these proteins:
- the ROBO3 gene encoding roundabout homolog 3 isoform X3 — MLRYLLKTLLQMNLFADSLAGDISNSSDLLFGFNSSVAALNHSLLPPGDPSFNASRVEPEDAMPRIVEQPPDLLVSRGEPATLPCRAEGRPRPNIEWYKNGARVATAREDPRAHRLLLPSGALFFPRIVHGRRARPDEGVYTCVARNYLGAAASRNASLEVAVLRDDFRQSPGNVVVAVGEPAVMECVPPRGHPEPSVSWKKDSARLKEEEGRITIRGGKLMMSHTLKSDAGMYVCVASNMAGERESGAAELVVLERPSFLRRPVNQVVLADAPVDFPCEVQGDPPPRLRWRKEDGELPTGRYEIRSDHSLWIGRVSADDEGTYTCVAENSVGRAEASGSLSVHVPPQLVTQPQDQMAAPGESVAFQCETKGNPPPAIFWQKEGSQVLLFPSQPLQPKGRFSVSPRGQLNITDVQSGDAGYYVCQAVSVAGSILAKALLEVKAASSLDGLPPIILQGPANQTLALGSSVWLPCRVTGNPQPSIQWKKDGQWLQGDDVQLNLMANGTLYIARVQEMDMGFYSCVAKSSTGEATWSSWLRRREDWGVSSEPPTEPSTPPGPPSQPLVTEITKNSITLTWKPNPQAGATVTSYVIEAFSQAAGNTWRTVADGVQLETHTVSGLQPNTIYLFLVRAVGAWGLSEPSAVSEPVRTRDSNPSRPVEDPWRGQRGLAEVAVRMQEPIVLGPRTLQVSWTVDGPVQLVQGFRVSWKVAGPDGGHWTILDLQSPSQQSTVLRGLPPGTQIQVKVQAQGQEGLGPESPFMTRSIPEEAPSGPPQGVTVALGGEGNSSVTVSWEPPLPSQQNGIIKEYQIWCLGNESRFHLNRSAAGWARSAVLRGLLPGVLYRTQVAAATSVGVGVASAPVSVQLPSPPGLEPGLEVGPGLAERLARVLREPAFLAGSGAACGALLLGLCGVLYRRRRQRKELSHYTASFAYTPAGKISLLQWGSDPKYGPFSHSVSPSSSPVSFPHSEGLSGASSRPPMGLGPAPYPWLADSWPHPSRSPSAPEPRGSCCPSNPDPDDRYYNEAGISLYLAQMARGPAAPTEGPVYSTIDPAGEELQTFHGGFPPNPSGDPGTWSQYAPPEWSQGNSGARGGKVKLLGKPVQMPSLNWPEALPPPPPSCELSCLEGPEEELEGGSEPEEWCPPMPERSHLAEPSSSGGCLVPPSQGEAPSPTSSYGQQSTATLTPSPPDPPQPPTDIPHLHQMPRRVPLGPSSPLSVSQPTLSSHEGRPAGLGAGPTASHHLSPSPVPSTASSAPGRTRQVPGEMTPPLQAPRARIRKPKAVPYRREHSPGGEGARGLRDGERRGNRQETKDLPPPPLPPPEEEASWAVGLRAAGSMSSLERERERSGERRMVQAGPLGAQRGPHLDEEAWLPYSRPSFLSRGQGTSTCSTAGSNSSRGSSSSRGSRGPGRSRSRSRSQRPGRKRGEVGAGEPR, encoded by the exons ATGCTGCGCTACCTGCTCAAAACACTGCTGCAGATGAACTTGTTCGCGGACTCCCTGGCGGGGGACATTTCCAACTCCAGTGACCTGCTCTTCGGCTTCAACTCCTCGGTAGCGGCGCTCAACCACAGCCTGCTGCCCCCCGGCGATCCCTCTTTCAACG CGTCAAGGGTCGAGCCGGAGGACGCGATGCCGCGCATCGTGGAGCAGCCGCCTGATCTGTTGGTCTCCAGAGGCGAGCCGGCCACTCTGCCCTGTCGCGCGGAGGGCCGGCCCCGGCCCAACATCGAGTGGTACAAGAATGGGGCGCGAGTGGCCACTGCGCGCGAGGACCCGCGCGCTCACCGCCTGCTGCTGCCCAGCGGGGCACTCTTCTTCCCGCGCATCGTTCACGGGCGCCGCGCGCGGCCCGACGAAGGTGTCTACACTTGCGTGGCTCGCAACTACCTGGGGGCAGCGGCTAGTAGAAATGCCTCGCTAGAAGTGGCAG TCCTCCGTGATGATTTCCGGCAGTCTCCTGGGAacgtggtggtggcagtgggggagCCAGCGGTAATGGAATGCGTGCCCCCCCGTGGCCACCCGGAGCCTTCCGTGTCTTGGAAGAAGGACAGTGCAAGActcaaggaggaggagggaaggatcaCG ATTCGTGGAGGGAAGCTGATGATGTCACATACACTCAAGAGTGATGCagggatgtatgtgtgtgtggccTCCAACATGGCAGGAGAACGGGAGAGTGGGGCAGCCGAACTTGTGGTCCTGG AGCGACCCTCATTCCTGCGTAGACCTGTGAATCAGGTGGTCCTGGCAGATGCCCCCGTGGATTTTCCATGTGAGGTGCAAGGAGATCCGCCACCTCGTCTAAGATGGCGCAAGGAAGATGGGGAACTACCCACAGGCAG GTATGAGATCCGGAGTGACCACAGCCTTTGGATCGGGCGTGTGAGTGCGGACGATGAGGGGACGTACACCTGTGTGGCTGAGAACAGCGTGGGCCGTGCCGAAGCATCTGGCTCCCTCAGTGTTCACG tcCCTCCCCAGCTGGTCACCCAGCCCCAGGACCAGATGGCAGCTCCTGGAGAGAGCGTGGCTTTCCAATGCGAGACCAAAGGAAACCCCCCACCTGCCATCTTCTGGCAGAAGGAGGGAAGTCAA GTCCTGCTTTTCCCCAGTCAGCCACTTCAGCCCAAGGGGCGCTTCTCAGTCTCTCCCAGAGGCCAGCTCAACATTACTGATGTGCAGAGTGGGGACGCTGGCTACTATGTGTGTCAGGCTGTTAGTGTGGCCGGCAGCATCCTGGCCAAGGCCCTGTTGGAGGTAAAAGCAG cctcctcctTGGACGGGCTGCCTCCCATCATCCTCCAGGGACCAGCCAATCAGACGCTGGCACTTGGCTCCTCTGTGTGGCTGCCATGCAGAGTGACTGGGAACCCTCAACCTAGCATCCAGTGGAAGAAGGACGGGCAGTGGCTGCAGGGGGATGACGTGCAACTCAATCTAATGGCCAACGGTACCCTGTACATCGCCAGGGTGCAG GAGATGGACATGGGTTTCTACAGTTGTGTGGCCAAGAGTTCCACAGGGGAGGCCACATGGAGTAGCTGGCTTAGGAGGCGGG AGGACTGGGGAGTTTCGTCAGAGCCCCCTACGGAGCCCAGTACCCCTCCAGGGCCTCCCTCTCAGCCACTGGTCACTGAGATCACCAAGAACAGCATTACCCTGACCTGGAAGCCCAACCCGCAGGCGGGGGCCACAGTCACCTCTTACGTGATAGAGGCCTTCAG CCAAGCAGCTGGCAACACGTGGCGGACAGTGGCAGATGGCGTGCAGCTGGAGACACACACTGTCAGCGGTCTGCAGCCCAACACCATCTATCTGTTCCTGGTACGAGCTGTGGGAGCCTGGGGCCTCAGTGAGCCCAGCGCCGTCTCTGAGCCTGTCCGCACCCGGG ACAGCAACCCATCCAGGCCAGTGGAGGACCCATGGAGAGGCCAGAGGGGACTGGCTGAAGTGGCCGTGCGTATGCAGGAGCCCATAGTCCTTGGGCCCCGGACCTTGCAGGTGTCCTGGACT GTAGATGGCCCAGTCCAGCTGGTGCAAGGTTTCCGAGTGTCTTGGAAGGTAGCAGGCCCTGATGGGGGACACTGGACAATACTGGACCTACAGTCCCCAAGCCAGCAAAGTACTGTGCTAAGAGGACTCCCCCCAGGGACCCAAATTCAGGTCAAGGTGCAAGCCCAaggccaggaggggctggggcctgaAAGTCCCTTCATGACCAGAAGCATTCCTGAGGAGG CCCCCAGTGGTCCCCCCCAGGGAGTGACAGTAGCCCTGGGGGGTGAAGGCAACAGCAGTGTCACAGTGTCCTGGGAACCTCCACTCCCTTCCCAGCAAAATGGGATCATCAAGGAATACCAG ATATGGTGCCTGGGCAATGAGAGTCGCTTCCACCTCAACCGGTCTGCGGCAGGCTGGGCACGCTCCGCGGTGCTCCGGGGACTGCTGCCCGGTGTTCTCTACCGGACCCAGGTCGCGGCGGCCACCAGCGTGGGCGTGGGCGTGGCCAGTGCCCCGGTGTCAGTGCAACTGC CTTCCCCGCCGGGATTGGAGCCTGGGCTCGAGGTGGGCCCGGGGCTGGCGGAGCGGCTGGCGAGGGTGCTGCGGGAGCCTGCCTTCCTCGCGGGCAGCGGCGCCGCGTGCGGGGCGCTGCTCCTCGGGCTCTGCGGCGTCCTCTACCGGCGCCGGAGGCAGCGCAAGGAGCTCAGTCACTACACGG CCTCCTTTGCCTACACACCTGCAGGTAAGATATCTCTGCTCCAGTGGGGTTCAGACCCCAAGTACGGGCCCTTCTCTCACTCAGTGTCCCCCTCATCTTCCCCAGTGTCCTTCCCACACTCAGAGGGCCTCTCTGGAGCCAGTTCCAG GCCACCCATGGGCCTTGGCCCCGCCCCCTACCCATGGCTAGCAGACTCGTGGCCCCACCCATCTCGAAGCCCCTCAGCCCCGGAGCCCAGGGGAAGCTGCTGCCCCAGCAATCCTGACCCAGATGACAGATATTACAATG aAGCAGGAATCTCCCTGTACCTGGCTCAGATGGCCCGGGGTCCTGCCGCCCCGACTGAGGGTCCTGTCTACAGCACCATTGACCCAGCTGGGGAGGAGCTGCAGACCTTCCACGGGGGATTCCCCCCAAATCCCTCAGGGGATCCAGGCACCTGGAGCCAGTACGCTCCTCCAGAATGGAGCCAGGGGAACAGTG GAGCCAGGGGAGGCAAAGTAAAGCTTCTGGGAAAACCTGTGCAGATGCCCTCTCTCAACTGGCCAGAAGCCCTGCCACCACCTCCCCCTTCCTGTGAACTGAGCTGCCTCGAGGGGCctgaggaggagctggagggcGG ctcagagccagaagagTGGTGTCCACCAATGCCTGAGAGGAGCCACCTGGCAGAGCCCAGCTCCAGTGGAGGGTGCTTGGTCCCTCCGTCCCAAGGGGAAGCCCCCTCTCCCACATCTTCCTATGGACAGCAGTCCACAGCCACTCTTACCCCCTCACCTCctgaccctccccagccccccactgaCATCCCCCATCTCCACCAGATGCCCAG GAGGGTGCCCCTTGGTCCAAGTTCCCCTCTCAGTGTATCCCAGCCCACTCTGAGTAGCCATGAAGGGAGGCCTGCTGGCCTGGGTGCTGGACCCACAGCCTCCCATCACCTCAGCCCCAGCCCTGTCCCTAGTACAGCCAGCAGTGCCCCAG GGAGAACCCGGCAGGTCCCTGGGGAGATGACTCCTCCACTTCAAGCGCCCCGTGCCCGAATCCGGAAACCCAAGGCTGTTCCCTACCGACGGGAGCACAGTCCTGGGGGTGAGGGTGCCAGGGGCCTGAGAGATGGTGAAAGGAGGGGGAACAGGCAGGAAACCAAGG ACTTGCCCCCGCCGCCCTTGCCGCCACCAGAGGAAGAGGCAAGCTGGGCCGTAGGGCTGAGGGCAGCAGGCAGCATGTCCTCCTTGGAACGGGAACGGGAGCGCAGTGGAGAGAGGAGAATGGTGCAGGCCGGGCCCTTGGGGGCCCAGCGGGGTCCCCACCTGGATG AAGAGGCCTGGCTCCCTTACAGCCGACCCAGCTTCCTGTCCCGGGGCCAGGGCACCAGCACCTGTTCCACAGCTGGCAGCAACTCCTCCAGAGGCTCCAGCAGCTCTCGAGGCTCCCGGGGCCCTGGaaggagccggagccggagccggagccaaAGACCAGGACGGAAACGcggagaggtgggggctggg gaaCCAAGATGA
- the ROBO3 gene encoding roundabout homolog 3 isoform X7, with amino-acid sequence MLRYLLKTLLQMNLFADSLAGDISNSSDLLFGFNSSVAALNHSLLPPGDPSFNASRVEPEDAMPRIVEQPPDLLVSRGEPATLPCRAEGRPRPNIEWYKNGARVATAREDPRAHRLLLPSGALFFPRIVHGRRARPDEGVYTCVARNYLGAAASRNASLEVAVLRDDFRQSPGNVVVAVGEPAVMECVPPRGHPEPSVSWKKDSARLKEEEGRITIRGGKLMMSHTLKSDAGMYVCVASNMAGERESGAAELVVLERPSFLRRPVNQVVLADAPVDFPCEVQGDPPPRLRWRKEDGELPTGRYEIRSDHSLWIGRVSADDEGTYTCVAENSVGRAEASGSLSVHVPPQLVTQPQDQMAAPGESVAFQCETKGNPPPAIFWQKEGSQVLLFPSQPLQPKGRFSVSPRGQLNITDVQSGDAGYYVCQAVSVAGSILAKALLEVKAASSLDGLPPIILQGPANQTLALGSSVWLPCRVTGNPQPSIQWKKDGQWLQGDDVQLNLMANGTLYIARVQEMDMGFYSCVAKSSTGEATWSSWLRRRDYRLTAEDWGVSSEPPTEPSTPPGPPSQPLVTEITKNSITLTWKPNPQAGATVTSYVIEAFSQAAGNTWRTVADGVQLETHTVSGLQPNTIYLFLVRAVGAWGLSEPSAVSEPVRTRDSNPSRPVEDPWRGQRGLAEVAVRMQEPIVLGPRTLQVSWTVDGPVQLVQGFRVSWKVAGPDGGHWTILDLQSPSQQSTVLRGLPPGTQIQVKVQAQGQEGLGPESPFMTRSIPEEAPSGPPQGVTVALGGEGNSSVTVSWEPPLPSQQNGIIKEYQIWCLGNESRFHLNRSAAGWARSAVLRGLLPGVLYRTQVAAATSVGVGVASAPVSVQLPSPPGLEPGLEVGPGLAERLARVLREPAFLAGSGAACGALLLGLCGVLYRRRRQRKELSHYTASFAYTPAGKISLLQWGSDPKYGPFSHSVSPSSSPVSFPHSEGLSGASSRPPMGLGPAPYPWLADSWPHPSRSPSAPEPRGSCCPSNPDPDDRYYNEAGISLYLAQMARGPAAPTEGPVYSTIDPAGEELQTFHGGFPPNPSGDPGTWSQYAPPEWSQGNSGARGGKVKLLGKPVQMPSLNWPEALPPPPPSCELSCLEGPEEELEGGRVPLGPSSPLSVSQPTLSSHEGRPAGLGAGPTASHHLSPSPVPSTASSAPGRTRQVPGEMTPPLQAPRARIRKPKAVPYRREHSPGGEGARGLRDGERRGNRQETKDLPPPPLPPPEEEASWAVGLRAAGSMSSLERERERSGERRMVQAGPLGAQRGPHLDEEAWLPYSRPSFLSRGQGTSTCSTAGSNSSRGSSSSRGSRGPGRSRSRSRSQRPGRKRGEVGAGEPR; translated from the exons ATGCTGCGCTACCTGCTCAAAACACTGCTGCAGATGAACTTGTTCGCGGACTCCCTGGCGGGGGACATTTCCAACTCCAGTGACCTGCTCTTCGGCTTCAACTCCTCGGTAGCGGCGCTCAACCACAGCCTGCTGCCCCCCGGCGATCCCTCTTTCAACG CGTCAAGGGTCGAGCCGGAGGACGCGATGCCGCGCATCGTGGAGCAGCCGCCTGATCTGTTGGTCTCCAGAGGCGAGCCGGCCACTCTGCCCTGTCGCGCGGAGGGCCGGCCCCGGCCCAACATCGAGTGGTACAAGAATGGGGCGCGAGTGGCCACTGCGCGCGAGGACCCGCGCGCTCACCGCCTGCTGCTGCCCAGCGGGGCACTCTTCTTCCCGCGCATCGTTCACGGGCGCCGCGCGCGGCCCGACGAAGGTGTCTACACTTGCGTGGCTCGCAACTACCTGGGGGCAGCGGCTAGTAGAAATGCCTCGCTAGAAGTGGCAG TCCTCCGTGATGATTTCCGGCAGTCTCCTGGGAacgtggtggtggcagtgggggagCCAGCGGTAATGGAATGCGTGCCCCCCCGTGGCCACCCGGAGCCTTCCGTGTCTTGGAAGAAGGACAGTGCAAGActcaaggaggaggagggaaggatcaCG ATTCGTGGAGGGAAGCTGATGATGTCACATACACTCAAGAGTGATGCagggatgtatgtgtgtgtggccTCCAACATGGCAGGAGAACGGGAGAGTGGGGCAGCCGAACTTGTGGTCCTGG AGCGACCCTCATTCCTGCGTAGACCTGTGAATCAGGTGGTCCTGGCAGATGCCCCCGTGGATTTTCCATGTGAGGTGCAAGGAGATCCGCCACCTCGTCTAAGATGGCGCAAGGAAGATGGGGAACTACCCACAGGCAG GTATGAGATCCGGAGTGACCACAGCCTTTGGATCGGGCGTGTGAGTGCGGACGATGAGGGGACGTACACCTGTGTGGCTGAGAACAGCGTGGGCCGTGCCGAAGCATCTGGCTCCCTCAGTGTTCACG tcCCTCCCCAGCTGGTCACCCAGCCCCAGGACCAGATGGCAGCTCCTGGAGAGAGCGTGGCTTTCCAATGCGAGACCAAAGGAAACCCCCCACCTGCCATCTTCTGGCAGAAGGAGGGAAGTCAA GTCCTGCTTTTCCCCAGTCAGCCACTTCAGCCCAAGGGGCGCTTCTCAGTCTCTCCCAGAGGCCAGCTCAACATTACTGATGTGCAGAGTGGGGACGCTGGCTACTATGTGTGTCAGGCTGTTAGTGTGGCCGGCAGCATCCTGGCCAAGGCCCTGTTGGAGGTAAAAGCAG cctcctcctTGGACGGGCTGCCTCCCATCATCCTCCAGGGACCAGCCAATCAGACGCTGGCACTTGGCTCCTCTGTGTGGCTGCCATGCAGAGTGACTGGGAACCCTCAACCTAGCATCCAGTGGAAGAAGGACGGGCAGTGGCTGCAGGGGGATGACGTGCAACTCAATCTAATGGCCAACGGTACCCTGTACATCGCCAGGGTGCAG GAGATGGACATGGGTTTCTACAGTTGTGTGGCCAAGAGTTCCACAGGGGAGGCCACATGGAGTAGCTGGCTTAGGAGGCGGG ATTATCGCCTCACTGCAGAGGACTGGGGAGTTTCGTCAGAGCCCCCTACGGAGCCCAGTACCCCTCCAGGGCCTCCCTCTCAGCCACTGGTCACTGAGATCACCAAGAACAGCATTACCCTGACCTGGAAGCCCAACCCGCAGGCGGGGGCCACAGTCACCTCTTACGTGATAGAGGCCTTCAG CCAAGCAGCTGGCAACACGTGGCGGACAGTGGCAGATGGCGTGCAGCTGGAGACACACACTGTCAGCGGTCTGCAGCCCAACACCATCTATCTGTTCCTGGTACGAGCTGTGGGAGCCTGGGGCCTCAGTGAGCCCAGCGCCGTCTCTGAGCCTGTCCGCACCCGGG ACAGCAACCCATCCAGGCCAGTGGAGGACCCATGGAGAGGCCAGAGGGGACTGGCTGAAGTGGCCGTGCGTATGCAGGAGCCCATAGTCCTTGGGCCCCGGACCTTGCAGGTGTCCTGGACT GTAGATGGCCCAGTCCAGCTGGTGCAAGGTTTCCGAGTGTCTTGGAAGGTAGCAGGCCCTGATGGGGGACACTGGACAATACTGGACCTACAGTCCCCAAGCCAGCAAAGTACTGTGCTAAGAGGACTCCCCCCAGGGACCCAAATTCAGGTCAAGGTGCAAGCCCAaggccaggaggggctggggcctgaAAGTCCCTTCATGACCAGAAGCATTCCTGAGGAGG CCCCCAGTGGTCCCCCCCAGGGAGTGACAGTAGCCCTGGGGGGTGAAGGCAACAGCAGTGTCACAGTGTCCTGGGAACCTCCACTCCCTTCCCAGCAAAATGGGATCATCAAGGAATACCAG ATATGGTGCCTGGGCAATGAGAGTCGCTTCCACCTCAACCGGTCTGCGGCAGGCTGGGCACGCTCCGCGGTGCTCCGGGGACTGCTGCCCGGTGTTCTCTACCGGACCCAGGTCGCGGCGGCCACCAGCGTGGGCGTGGGCGTGGCCAGTGCCCCGGTGTCAGTGCAACTGC CTTCCCCGCCGGGATTGGAGCCTGGGCTCGAGGTGGGCCCGGGGCTGGCGGAGCGGCTGGCGAGGGTGCTGCGGGAGCCTGCCTTCCTCGCGGGCAGCGGCGCCGCGTGCGGGGCGCTGCTCCTCGGGCTCTGCGGCGTCCTCTACCGGCGCCGGAGGCAGCGCAAGGAGCTCAGTCACTACACGG CCTCCTTTGCCTACACACCTGCAGGTAAGATATCTCTGCTCCAGTGGGGTTCAGACCCCAAGTACGGGCCCTTCTCTCACTCAGTGTCCCCCTCATCTTCCCCAGTGTCCTTCCCACACTCAGAGGGCCTCTCTGGAGCCAGTTCCAG GCCACCCATGGGCCTTGGCCCCGCCCCCTACCCATGGCTAGCAGACTCGTGGCCCCACCCATCTCGAAGCCCCTCAGCCCCGGAGCCCAGGGGAAGCTGCTGCCCCAGCAATCCTGACCCAGATGACAGATATTACAATG aAGCAGGAATCTCCCTGTACCTGGCTCAGATGGCCCGGGGTCCTGCCGCCCCGACTGAGGGTCCTGTCTACAGCACCATTGACCCAGCTGGGGAGGAGCTGCAGACCTTCCACGGGGGATTCCCCCCAAATCCCTCAGGGGATCCAGGCACCTGGAGCCAGTACGCTCCTCCAGAATGGAGCCAGGGGAACAGTG GAGCCAGGGGAGGCAAAGTAAAGCTTCTGGGAAAACCTGTGCAGATGCCCTCTCTCAACTGGCCAGAAGCCCTGCCACCACCTCCCCCTTCCTGTGAACTGAGCTGCCTCGAGGGGCctgaggaggagctggagggcGG GAGGGTGCCCCTTGGTCCAAGTTCCCCTCTCAGTGTATCCCAGCCCACTCTGAGTAGCCATGAAGGGAGGCCTGCTGGCCTGGGTGCTGGACCCACAGCCTCCCATCACCTCAGCCCCAGCCCTGTCCCTAGTACAGCCAGCAGTGCCCCAG GGAGAACCCGGCAGGTCCCTGGGGAGATGACTCCTCCACTTCAAGCGCCCCGTGCCCGAATCCGGAAACCCAAGGCTGTTCCCTACCGACGGGAGCACAGTCCTGGGGGTGAGGGTGCCAGGGGCCTGAGAGATGGTGAAAGGAGGGGGAACAGGCAGGAAACCAAGG ACTTGCCCCCGCCGCCCTTGCCGCCACCAGAGGAAGAGGCAAGCTGGGCCGTAGGGCTGAGGGCAGCAGGCAGCATGTCCTCCTTGGAACGGGAACGGGAGCGCAGTGGAGAGAGGAGAATGGTGCAGGCCGGGCCCTTGGGGGCCCAGCGGGGTCCCCACCTGGATG AAGAGGCCTGGCTCCCTTACAGCCGACCCAGCTTCCTGTCCCGGGGCCAGGGCACCAGCACCTGTTCCACAGCTGGCAGCAACTCCTCCAGAGGCTCCAGCAGCTCTCGAGGCTCCCGGGGCCCTGGaaggagccggagccggagccggagccaaAGACCAGGACGGAAACGcggagaggtgggggctggg gaaCCAAGATGA